The DNA sequence ATCCGTCCGCGTGGCGGCATGCCGCTGCGCCTTGCGCGAAGCTGAACCGGGCCGATCGACCGGTCAGCTCTGCGTGACGTAGTCGATGAGCGCCTGTCGTTCGTCCTCGAGTTCGCCCAGCCGGGCCTTGACGACGTCGCCGATGCTGATGATGCCCGCCAGAGCGCCGTCGGGTCCGACCACCGGAACGTGCCGGACCCGCAGTTCGGTCATGACGGCCATGAGGCCCTCGGTCGTGTCGTCGTAGGTACAGGTCTGCACCACGCTCGTCATGATCGACTCGACGGTGTCCTGCAACGCATCACGACCGGTGATGTCCATGGCGCGGACGACGTCGCGTTCGGACGCGATGCCCTCGATGGCCCGTCCGTCGCCGGACACCACCGCTGCTCCGATGCGGTGGGTGGTCAGCAGCCGTAACAGGTCGGCGACGGACGCGGCCGGGGCGATCGTCACGACCTCGTCGCCCTTGTTCCGCAGCACGCGCTCGATCCTCATGGGGACCTCCTTGGGCTAGCGCCGATGCGGATCATCGTGCCGGTTCCGCGGCCGCTGCGCTACGGGAACTGCCGACGATGCGAAACCGGCTGCCGAACAGCCGCTACGGGAAACTCGGGGCGCCCAGCAGATAGCCCTGCAACAGGTCGGCTCCGGCGTCGACGGCAGCGTCACGTTCCGCGACGCTCTCGATCCCGTGCACGGCCACCTGGGTGCCCGCGGCACGCACCAGGGTGACCAGCGGTCGCAGCAGTTCGGTGAAGTCCGGCCAGGCGGCACTGCGCAGCGCCCGCAGGTCGATCTTGACGATGTCGGCGTGCCGGGCCGGTAGGGCCGACAGGTCGGTGGGGCCGCGGCCGAATCCGTCGAGGACCAGCCCGACGCCGAGGGCACGCAGGTCGTCGACGACGGCCGCGGAGCCGCTGGTGGTCGCCGAGAGGCCCGCTTCGGGCATTTCCAGCATGAGGCGATGCGGCGGCAACCCGCTGCTGCGCAATGCTTCAGCGATTCGTGCGACGATCCGCGGATCCTCCAGCTGGGCCACCGCGAGATTGACCGCGACCCACGGCGGTGGGGTGTCCGGTGCCGTGGTCCAGGCGGCGGCCTGCGTGCAGGCCAGCAGCAAAGCACGGCCCCCGAGTTCGATGATGGCGCCGCTGGCCAGCGCCGCGTCGAGGACGTCGGCTGCTGCCATCGGACCGTGCTGCGGGTGGCGCCACCGCAGCAGCGCCTCCTGACCGACCACCCGGCCGGTCCGGTCGTGCACCGGCTGCCAGGCCAGCGCGACATCCTCGAGGCCGCCCTCGCCGGTCAGCAGCGCGGCCAGGTCGTCGTCGTGCGAGGGCCGCAGGCCCTCCGCGGCCCAGGCGACCCGGCGGCGGCCGCCGGACTTCGCCTGGTACATCGCGGCATCCGCCGCGCCGATCGCGGTCTCGACGTCGCGCGGCGTCGGCGTACGCAAGCCGTCGCACACCAGCACGCCGACGCTCGCGCCGACCGCGGTCTGCCCCCGGTCCGTCGACACCGGCACCGCCAGGGCCTCGATCACCTTGCGCGCCAAGGCATCTACGGCGTCAGCATCGCGGACGTCTTCGAGTACGACGACGAACTCGTCGCCGCTGACGCGGGCGACGGTGTCCGCGGAACGGATCAGCTTGCTGATCGTCTGGGTGGTCCAGACCAGGACCGTGTCGCCGGCTGCGTGCCCCAGGTTGTCGTTGACCTCTTTGAAGCGGTCGAGGTCGACGAACAACACTCCGACCCGGGTGTTG is a window from the Actinomycetota bacterium genome containing:
- a CDS encoding CBS domain-containing protein, with the translated sequence MRIERVLRNKGDEVVTIAPAASVADLLRLLTTHRIGAAVVSGDGRAIEGIASERDVVRAMDITGRDALQDTVESIMTSVVQTCTYDDTTEGLMAVMTELRVRHVPVVGPDGALAGIISIGDVVKARLGELEDERQALIDYVTQS
- a CDS encoding EAL domain-containing protein; its protein translation is MNREQELSELLVDGVSDAIVALGTDRRVRLWNPAAEHLYGIAAADAVGRPWDSVVETRYPDGADVGQLWDTLYAHGRWSCRVVQRARGGRLDGREVDVDTSVTLLRDTQGVPTGAVSVNRDVTALVRAEQERDERRRFAEAVVDSLPGRTCVLDGAGSVVAANREFLDQPLTARGTHPRLGDDYAALLTSMIIGTTGDHDIPDGVLDVVAGRRAIFRAELHTGWSAGARWVALEAVPLGLPGGGAVVTHLDISAQKAVQRELERAATHDPLTGAANRPLLHTRLAEALRRAHSRNTRVGVLFVDLDRFKEVNDNLGHAAGDTVLVWTTQTISKLIRSADTVARVSGDEFVVVLEDVRDADAVDALARKVIEALAVPVSTDRGQTAVGASVGVLVCDGLRTPTPRDVETAIGAADAAMYQAKSGGRRRVAWAAEGLRPSHDDDLAALLTGEGGLEDVALAWQPVHDRTGRVVGQEALLRWRHPQHGPMAAADVLDAALASGAIIELGGRALLLACTQAAAWTTAPDTPPPWVAVNLAVAQLEDPRIVARIAEALRSSGLPPHRLMLEMPEAGLSATTSGSAAVVDDLRALGVGLVLDGFGRGPTDLSALPARHADIVKIDLRALRSAAWPDFTELLRPLVTLVRAAGTQVAVHGIESVAERDAAVDAGADLLQGYLLGAPSFP